DNA sequence from the Salminus brasiliensis chromosome 3, fSalBra1.hap2, whole genome shotgun sequence genome:
CTGGAGTGGAATATTTTGGCCAGTGGCTGTCCATTGGAGAAGGACTATAATTTTCACACCATTGACCCTGTAGACCAGTGAATTCAGTGAACCAGATTCAGTGAATAGGAGAAAAAGAAGGTGCCATGTTGGAAGAAACATGTGCCTGTCACATCACCACTTCTCAGGTCAAAGGAGCACTCTCCAAGAAGCTCACTGTTCCAGTAAGTGTCTGCATCGTAAACTTTAAAAGTGAgttttttgccaaggcacagctcaaggaacatcacagtcagattgcaccatccatcattgttTGACACCAtagttgaaaacaaatcataaaaaagctagactggaatttgccaaactacttGTTGACAAGCAACAAAGCTTCTGGGTGAATGTCCTTTGGAcagatggaactttttgccaaggcacatcagctctatgttcacagatggaaaaattaagcatatcaagaaaagaacacggtctctactgtgaaacatggaggaggatctgttatgttctggggctgctttgctgcatctggcacagggtctcttgaatctgtgcagggtacaatgacatctcaagactatcaagggattctagagagaaatgtgctgcccagtgtcagaaagcttggtctcagtcgcaggtcatgggtcttgtaacaagataatgacccaaagcacacagctaaaaacacccaagaatggttaagaggaaaacattggactattctaaAGTGgcctatgagccctgacctaaatcctattaagCATCTTCGGAAGGAGCTAaaacatgctgtctgaaaaaggcatccttcaaacctgagacaactggagcagtttgttcatgaggagtgggccaaaattcctgctgagaggtgcagaaatctcaatgacagttacaggaatcgtttgattgcagtgattgcctcaaaaggttgtgcaacaaaatattaagttaaggctaccatcatttctgtccaggcctgagtttattttttaaatataattctgttgaagcatagttcaaaatcagtgtcagattttcatttgttcattttcataaaatttttatttattattacgtttgtcagattcaagttatttctgtgaccattgtgagtttttctttcataaccaaggggtaccaacacttttgtccacatgtgtagaTACACATCCAACATGTATGCCAGAAGTAAGCTTGTTTGCTGACATGGTCATGGATTACCATAAAATCGGGCCTTTCCTCATGTCCATTAAAGAACTCCAATGTTTCTAAGTTTTGCAGACTTCTACAAATGGCTTACAaattatagtgtatagtgtataatgtAATAGCCACACTCCGTCTTTTGTTGTGGAAGTAGACACTTCTAATGTAGGGGAATCTTGTCTACAGTGATCCTGTTGCATATTACTCTCATTAGTTAACCCCTGCCAAGAGAAATTACAGAATAGGTGACTGAACTTCTTGATATGAAGCTCATTTTTTGAAGAATGGAAAGCGattgggccctattttagtgatCTTTTTAGGCTAACTGTCAACCATGCACCACACAGCTTGATTTGGGGGCATTTCattgtgtctttgctattgtaacaatgggaaatgtacatttacatttaaggcatttagcagacgctctttgctctttgctttgctatttatccaagaataacctcagctagtttgaatagactaaaattcaaagatacctttaagtttagacactactaaacacaactACTATTTGAACAAGtattcttggaagaggagggtcttcagtctgcgtttgaagacagtgagtgactctgccgttcggacacccaggggaggtTCGTTTACCACTTTGGTgcaaggacagaaaaaagcctggacacttgtcctccatggattttgagggatggcgggtcgagccgatcattgccatcaagtacggaggggctggtccgttcttggctttgtaggccagcgtcaaggttttgaatctgatgcaggcagcagctaaaggtgcacgtatttgtcactgtacagtacacactgtacagcgaaatgtgtcctctgcatttaacccatctgtggtagtgaacacacactcacacacacacacactctagtgagctaggggcagtgagtacacacacacccagagctgtGGGCAGACAactgcccggggagcagagagggtaaagggccttgctcaagggtccaacagtggcagcttgccaagaccgggtatcgaacccaaaaccctgttatcaatagcccggcgctctaactgctgagccaccactgccctatcACTGCATGGTGAGTTTAGCATAAATGTACTATATGGTTGCTAAACCAATGATAGAAGTAACTCTACACTTTAAGGACGCAAAATGTAGTGTAATAAATGCCAGATGTACCATGTGTGTGAAGCGTTGAAGACAAATCCATTTATATACAGTGATTGTCTTCATCATGTTGTCACATAGACTGGCCTATGCTGCTAATGTTTTCCCTGTGTGCCTGGAAGGGGGAAAAGTGTGCATGCATTAGGTTTTCTGGAAGAGATCTTTTGTAACAGTGTACAAAGAGAGCATGTCTTTAGCAGTGTTGAAGGTTATGGCATCTGTAATTTTTTTGTGCCTTCAACACATCaaagtgttaaatcaacacattTGGTGTTAAACTAACACTATGAGTGTTAACCTTTTAACACTTTTAACAATGGTAAAAAAAGGTTTGTACCACAGCTTTTTGTGGTGTTCACACCGCATGTGTTCACACTGTGTTGCAAATACAGTGGCAAGTTTGGAAACTGTTTGACCAATTTTCACCCATCCTTCCtggcaaaaggcttctagtccTGTTAGATACTTAAATCATCTTACATGCACTGCTTGTTTGAGGTCTACCTATATATTTTTGataatttgatcattttaatgTTGGGGGACTGTGAGGACCTTCagctggcttttcttttctcagctacataaaaatgctttgagatattcagtttttaatcttcagtttttaatgttatCCTATTGTTTCTTCtcacctctttctttttttcctcttcagATTGTACCAATCATCCAACAGTGGCACTGTTTAACAGGGAAATTAAAATGTCTAACAAATATGAACTTGAATAAGAAGTTTACATTTCACTtcctaaaataaacaaatacaacaaTTAACTTGACCAGTTTCAGTCTTATACTACTTCTCGATTACTGGTAGAAAGTGTGCCATTATGAGATGGCTGCATTGTACCTTGGTTGTTGGGCATACTAGGCAAATTGTTACTTGGTGCTGGTATAGGTATAGTTGATGAGTGCCCCACTACATCAACTAATAGTAGTTCCCGTAACTGAAGTTGAAGAACTACATTATTGTTATAGAAACGAACATGGTCATGCCGATCAGTTGGCTGATTTCACTGGCTGTACTCTGTGTGATCATGGAAAGATGCTCGCTTTTTGTGCGGGCTTGGGCTTCTGTGGCAAAATGCTGATTTCCTGTAATGTGACATAGGAGAGTGGTATGGTTGCCTGTTGTCATCATCTCTTGTGGAACCTTATCTGAAGCCCTTGATCTAATCCAGCCAAAAAGCACAACAGTTTTATGTGCTCTGTTTCATGTGCTCTGCATTTTTCTTCAAAATCCAGGAAAGCTTCAATAATCAGGTttgatgtttaatttttttaatatattagtGACCACCACTAGGTGTCACTAAACAGTTTGAATGCAATAAGAGGTGTTAACAGAGGAGGCTCCAAGGCAGTACTAAAGAAAAGTCATGTACTGTAGTAGTGAAACTGCACTTGCTTTCACAACACACAGGAATGCACATTAAAATACTAAGGCACCAACGGCCTCAGAGGTGCCAAGTAACCAGGTCTGATGCATCAGCCTGCAGATGTCAGTAATATGGGGAGAacgtgccatcaacccaccctggagagagcaagctCAATTGTGCTAGCTGGCCCTAGCTGCCggtggctagcagcatgaccaggattcaaaCTTGCAAATCCTCTTGCTGGACCACTTAGTGCCCCTGTAATCATGCTGAAGTATGCCACGACAGCGCACTGTTGTACCACTGCTGCAGAGGCACTCGCTGCTTACGGGCATCAATTATTGACGCTTCCCTACTAAAGGAACACACTTCGAAGTGTGCAGTTTTGGACGCAGAAAGCGATTATAATACAAATGCTTTAAACTGCTGAAATAATGAaaattcactcatttttgaatgctttaattaaacCAAAGTACAATAGATGCAATGCAATCAAAAATTCAGCAAGCAGTGCTTCATTTTTAAAACCAAAGGTCAAAGCAGGGCTATTTTATTTCCTTAAACATGAGCTTCTAATTTGTCCAACTAGCAGTATGAGCTAAGCTGATAAATGACATTACTGCTGGTCATGACTGCTATTCATGAGCCATTTCTAATAATAACTCTTGAAGTAAATATTGGAGTAATTTTGGACCATCTGGAGCTTCCACATATCTTTAGCCAGAATGCCATTTCTGGAGTGGAATATTTTGGCCAGTGTGCTGTCCATTGGAGAAGGACTATAATTTTCACACTGTTTACCCTGTAGACCAGGAGCACATTTCAGTGAATAGGAGAAAAAGAAGGTGCCATATTGGAAGTAACATGTGTCCTTCACATCTCCACTTCTCAGGTCAAAGGAGCACTCTCCAAGAAGGTCACTGTTCCAGTAAGTGTCTGCATCGTAAACTTTAAAAGTAAGTTTTTTGCTGATGGACAGCTTGACAGGACCAAATTCAAATGATTCTCTCCAGCGGGGATTGTTATCATCTGTAATTACTTTAGTGCGTTTAATTGTGGTCCCATACAAAACTTCGACTGAGCCATCTGTTTCTGTCCAGCGGTCTCCATATAAACCTTTGGCAAAGAGCTGGAAAACCTTCAGCGTGGCTAGATTTTTTTCCGCGGGACAGCAGTTGGCCATTATATTTTTACTTTGTTCACAGACGCAGGCACAGCGATCTCTGGCACTAGTCTGATGCCCTATCTTACAAGACTTAGAGCAAACTTTTTTTAAGGCATTTTCACGGATATACTTCTCTGTTGCCATCTTTAGCCCTTTCTTGGCAGGGTGCTTGTTATCCAGCACTGAGTGGAGGGGTTGAAGAGTGTATGTCACTACATCTGGGATGGTCTTCAGGGATTCCAGCCATGCTTTTAGTGCATTTGGATGCGAATAACTACCAAAAAGAAGATCCTCGCCATTGATGTTGCCTCCAATAATCTCTGTCTGTCGTTCATTGAACATTGAGCTGAATCTGTCATTTGTAT
Encoded proteins:
- the LOC140551290 gene encoding perforin-1-like translates to MMGWIWHCFVSCWMWCFLLSMLNAEEEVELGGPEECRNADFVPGYNLGGEGFDVVKMERKGSYVIDMEDWDRGNGSCLIIRNAYLKNAKQKIPAAVTFWRKLPKCSMKVGSKIYDSSEALVNDSTSSISNNWKIGLDVPLKGSVSFGGTHSREAKYGMEKSKEDNFSFTKHVVQCSFYHYSIVSSPPLHHEFLQAVKSLPRVYDSDSYQGIIDRFGTHYTTGVDLGGKMKAVTAIRTCKASMNGLTDTAVKDCLDVEASGTHSGVTVKAEVHHCQELKKKMNTNDRFSSMFNERQTEIIGGNINGEDLLFGSYSHPNALKAWLESLKTIPDVVTYTLQPLHSVLDNKHPAKKGLKMATEKYIRENALKKVCSKSCKIGHQTSARDRCACVCEQSKNIMANCCPAEKNLATLKVFQLFAKGLYGDRWTETDGSVEVLYGTTIKRTKVITDDNNPRWRESFEFGPVKLSISKKLTFKVYDADTYWNSDLLGECSFDLRSGDVKDTCYFQYGTFFFSYSLKCAPGLQGKQCENYSPSPMDSTLAKIFHSRNGILAKDMWKLQMVQNYSNIYFKSYY